Sequence from the Fibrobacter sp. UWP2 genome:
AAGTCCACCTCGTCGACGCTCAATTTTGCGGGGGCGCTGGCCCAGGCGCACCGGGTGTTCCAAAAGCTGGACCCCGATTATGCCGCCCGGTGCCTCGCCGCAAGTCGCCGCGCCTACGAATGGGCGGTTCAAAATCCCGATGCCGACTGGCCGCACAATACCGAAGGGAGTGGCGGCTACGGCGACGAACACGTCGAGGACGAGTTCTTCTGGGCCCGAGCCATGCTGTACCGCGAAAGCCGTGATCCCGCTCTCCGCGCGCAGCTGCCGGGCGACATGCTGTTGAACCCGGTGCAGCCCTGCCTCAGCTGGCGCGACACTCATAATTTTGGGTGGATGGCGCTTGCCTTGCTCGATGCCCCCTCGGGTGCCGACGCCGACCTACAAAAGAACGCTAGGACCGAACTCGAACGCATTTCCGCCGAAATAGTGAATCTCCACGAGGCCGACGCCTACGGCCTTTCCATCCGCAAGTTCGTGTGGGGGAGTAACGGCGAAATCGCGAACCACGCGCTCACCTTGCTTGTGACTTACAGCTGGACTCGCGACCCCAAGCTGCTGAATACCGCAATGGAGCTGGTCCACTTTGTGTACGGTCGCAATCCGGTCGACACCAGCTTTGTGACGGGTTCTGCCTGGAGTTCGCCCATGCACCCGCACCACCGCATTTGCCATTCCGACGGTGTGGAGGAGCCCATCCCGGGGCTTTTGGTGGGCGGGCTCAACAACGACCGCCAGGACTTGCACCGCATGGCGCATTATTCCAGCGATTTGCCGGGCTTTGCCTATACCGACGAACGTTGCAGCTTTGCGAGCAACGAGACCGCCATCAATTGGAACGCCCCGCTCACCGCAGCGCTCGCCTTAATCCGCTACTACAGTTTGGGCCAAAATACTTGATTCTCCACTAATTTTTGACGGTGGCGGTGTCTTTGGCGGGTTTTATGTCTGTCTTCGCGCTGTCTTCCTTCACGCTGTCGACCTTGGTGCTGTCCGCCGCTTTCACGGTGTCGCCGGCGGCCGCTTTTTTAGACAGCTGCTGCAAGTCGATTACAGGGTCGTCCAGTTCCTCTTCGGCAATGGAGCGGATCCTTGAGTAGTAGGTGGAATCGGCCACGTCAAGCGTGTCACGCCCCCACAGGTCAAAGTAGGAGTTTAAAAGAGCCGCCCATTCGTGGAGCCAACTCTTGCGCGATTCTCTGTCAAAGAACCAGTCATCGGCGTTGTACATGTAGTGATGGATGTCGGCTGCCAAATAGGTGGTGCTTGTGCCGGTGAGGTGCGTAAAGATGTTGACGGCGCGGTGCGTGGCTGCGGCGGCGGTCACCAAGAGGACCGTGTCCATGTGGTGCAACTTGATCCAAGGGATGATGGTGTAGGCTTCGGCGACGGTGGAGGGGTCGTCGTGGCGGGCTAAAAAGATGGTCCCCTTGTCAAAGTTGCCGAGCGTCAAAAAGTCTTCGGCGTAAAAATCGGCGTTGCTCTTGTCGCGGAAGGCGCGCCTGCCCAAAATCATCACCGAGTCCACCTTGCCTTCGGCGAGGAGCCCGGCGGCAAAGTCGTTGCGTTCCAGGTCGGGAGTCTGGCCGTCAAGAATCACCGCCCACTTGACGTGCGTGAATTCGTCGTCCTGGACCAACCAGCGCCCGCTTTTGGTAATGGTGATGTAAAAGAGTGCGACGAGCACGACGAACACAACTGCCAAGACGCCGAACAGTCTTTTGTGGCTCTTGTGCGAGCTCCTGTCTTTCATTAGTATTTTAGACAAAGTAAATCCCTCTTATCTTTGGTACAATATAGCGTTTTCGCCGTCGGCGTAATAGTTCTTGCGCTCGCTGAATGCGGTAAAATGGTGCTTTTCGTAGAACCGTCGGGCTTTGGCGTTCCCTTCACGTACTTCGAGGAACATCTTGTCGCCGGCGGCAAAATCCAGCTGGGCAAGCCCTGCGTTCAAGAGTGCCGTGCCAATGCCTTGTCGCTGCACGCTGGGTGAGGCGGCGATGCTCAGCAGCTCGGAATCCGCGCCCATCATGTGGAAAACCGCGTACCCCAAAATTTTGTCCGCCTCCGGCGCAATACAATCCGGCGCAGCACAATCCTTAGGTTCTGCGGTATACACGACGCATAGCGCATAGCCGGCACGCAGTTCCGCTGAGAACTGTTTTTCGTTCCAATCCTGGAATGCGAGCTCCCGCTGCAAAGCGAGCACCTGTGGCAAGTCTGACTCTGTCATTTTGCGGATTGGCATTGCTTTTGCACCCCCGGCAAACCAATTAGACGTTCAGTTTTTCAAAGTATGAGGGCTGGATGTAGTTCGCTTCCTGGATCAGGCTCGGCTTTACCGTGCCAAATAGCGGAGCCCAGTCGCTGAGCGGCTTGCCCGTGTCGGGCGTGACGCTTGCACCAATCTCTTTGAACAGGACTTGGAGTGCTTCGTCTGCCATGGCGGCTGTGTCGGCGACAATCGCCTGTACCGGGTTCGCCCTCAGTTGCGCTACCACCTGCGCGGTCTCTATAAAACTTTCGATGTCGTTCAGCCGCAAATACCAGTAGCCGTTTCGCGCGCGGATCACCACGGCGACGTTTTCTTTGGTACAACCCGTGTTCTTGGGGGCGAGGGCAAAACATTCCAGAGCCTGCAAAGTCGTGACGCCAAACAGTTGACGCTTGCCGCTAAAGCAAATGCCCTGGCAAAAGGCGACTCCTGTGCGGAGCCCGCTGAACGAGCCCGGGCCGACAGTCACCATCACGCGCTTCACGTCGTCGAGCTTTGCGCCCACGCGGTTCAAGAGCTCGTCGAGCGAGCCTCCCAGCGTTTCGCCTTTCGCCTCGGGGTTCACGATCTCCTCGTACAGGGGGGCGGCACAGTCCTTGCCTGCGGCGGCTAGTGCCATCGAGATGCCCTTCCGGGAGGTGTCTACATAGAGGTCAAGCTTCATTGCACATTCCACACGACACACTACACATTATCGCTTGATCGCGATGCTCTTGTCGATAATCAGGTCGATGAGCTGGCTGTAGGTGATGCCCACGCAGGCCGCCTGCTGCGGCAAAAGCGATGTCGGAGTCATGCCCGGGAGCGTGTTCGTCTCGATAGCGAAGAGTTCGCCATCCTTCGTGATGCGCACGTCGGTACGGCTGTAGCCTGCGCCGCCGAGGGCGTAATGCGCGTTCTTCACGAGTTCCTGGATGCGGGCTGTCAGTTCCGGCGCGAATTCCGCGGGCGTCACTTCCTGGCATTCCCCGTTGTACTTCGCCTCGAAGTCGAAGTATTCACGGGTCGTCATGCGCATCTCGGTGGGCGGGAGCGGCTTTTCGCCTTCGATGTAGCCGCAGCTCGCTTCGCCGCCGGCAATAAACTTTTCGCACAGCAGGCGGTTAGAATCCTTGAACAATTCCTGCGTAATCTTGCCGGCTTCGTCCATGTCCTTCGCGATGCCGATGCCAATGCTGGAGCCGCCCAGCGGGTCCTTGATCACGAGCGGGAACCCGAGTTCGTCGGCGACGCTCACGAGCGTATCGCCCGTAAAGTCGTGCTTCCAGATGACGCGGTACGGCGGGGTCGGGATGCCGTTCGCGCGGTAGATTTCCTTGGACTTGATCTTGTCCATCGCGAGTGCGGAAGCGAGAAGCCCGCAACCCGTGTACGGGATGCCCCAGTTCTCGAGCAGGGCCTGGATGTGGCCGTCTTCGCCCCACTTGCCGTGCAGCGCCAAGAACGCGATGTCGGCAGCCGGGAGTTCGGAGAGGGCAGGGGACTTCTTGGTGCAGGCGGCCGTGCCTTCGAGGCTACGGAAGTAGTTCACCGAGAAGTTGTCCTTCTGGTACGGGGAAAGTTCGCGGGCGGACCAGTGCCAGGTGCCGTCCTTGTCAATCAAAACGGGGTGGATGTTGTAGCGTTCCGGATTCATGGCGCGCACCACGCCGGTACCGCTGACAACAGAAACATCGTGCTCGGTGGACGGGCCACCCATCAAGACCAATACGCGTAAACGAGACATATAAACCTCTTGAAAAACCTTACGGCTCATAATCTAGCATTTCTTGCCTAAATTGGCTGATTTTGGTGGGAAGAGTGATTGATTTCGGTGAAATTCGGTGCGATTTCGGCGAAATGTATCGGCAATCTGGAAATCTTTTTTTGTTATATTACAAGCATAACAAAGAGGTGCTTATGCGCGTATTCGTCACTGGGGGTACTGGGTTTATTGGCCATTATGTGGTCAAGGCTTTGCTCGAAAAGGGGCACGAGGTGGTTGTCGCCACCCGCCATCCCAACAAGGTCCCCTCGCTCAGGGCCCAGCCCAAGGTGAGCTTTGTCGAAGCGTCCCTCACTGACTTTGACAAGATGGCCGACGGCCTCGTGGGCTGCGACGCTTGCATCCACATTGCGCTTGGCTGGGGCGAGACCCCGACGTCCATGCTTATGAACGATACCCGCGCGACTGTGACGCTCCTCGAGATGGCGGCCAAGGCGGGTTGCAAAAAGTTCATTCAGACCAGCAGCACGGCGGCGATGGGCCGCATGCGCCCTGTGATGCGCGAGGTCACCAGTAACTTGCCCTTGGACCTGTACGGCGCGACCAAGGCGGCTGGCGAGGCCTTTGTTCTCGGCTTCCGCCACGGCTACGGCAAAAACTTCCCCGAAGTCACCATGACACGCAACATCATCCGTCCGGGCTACACCTTTGGTAACCCCGCGTTCCCCGACGGCTGCAGCCAGCCGGATCGCCGCTTCTTTGAGATGGCGCGCGCCGTCAAGGATGGACAAAACATCAACATCGTCAAGAACGACGGCACGCAGTTCATCCATGCGAGCCAGCAGGCGCAACTCTACCTCAAGCTGCTCGAGAGCGACAAGAACGAGGAAATCTACCTGGGTCTCGGCTCGGTTTGGGTCAGCTGGAAGGAAATCGCCGAGAAGATGATCGCGCTCTGCCCGGGCTCCAAGTCTAAAATCGTGGAAACCGACCTGGGCTGGGGCGACGAGCCCATGCTCTTTGACGTGCAAAAGATTAAGGACCATTTTGGCCTGGTCTTTGACGCCCACGAGTTCCTTGACGGACACATCAAGTGGACCTTTGACAACGCCTAACTGGTGCTGCCCTCGGCTCTAGCTTACAATACTCCAAATTGAAATTGCGACTTTCGCCAAAGCCCTGGTTTTGGCGAACCGCTACTTCGTATTTTGTTCGTAGGGGTTAAACACGACAAATAGGAGGTGCGTTATGAACCAGGTAAAAACGATGGCGGTTGCCGTTCTCGCCTTGGCGGTGGCTGCCGCATTCGCAGCGAACAAGGTCAAGTCCAAGGCTGGTGGAGTCGATCTTACGACGGAGAGGGGAGGCGGTCAGGTAATCTGCACTGCCGACTTCAACGACGAGATGTCCATCATCAGGGACGCCGGGACCGAAGTCCTCGTGAAGGGGAGCTGCGGCCAGGGATGGGTGGACAAGTCGAAACTCGAGTATGTGGCGCGCCCCGCCGGGGACAAGGCGTACACGTTTAACGAGTTCGACATCCGCGCCTGGATAGACAACCAGACTGCCTTCGGCGTCCTGATGGACGACTACGAAGAGTTCGAGGGCGTCAAGATCGACCGCGATTTTAGGGAGTACCTGCGGGAAACCATGGATCGCGAGCAGGTCGAGCGGCGTCACGCCGAAAACTAAAAGCAAGGGCTTCCGGGATTCCGGAGGCCCTTTCTGTTTTGATTAAACCGCGGTCGAGACGACGAGGGCGACGAGCCCCACGAACATCGAGAGCTTGGTCACGCTTTGCGCCTTGCGGTAGTTGCGGCGGTGCGCCTGCACCAGTATGTAGGCAAAGCAGGGGGACATTGTCGCCCCCGTCAAAATCACAAAGAGCACGGGGTATGTTCCTTGCAGCACGGGCATGGGCAGGCTAATCCAGGTGAACAGCAAGAATGCGCCGGCAAAGCGGCGTGCCGTGGTGGCGCCCGCGATGAGTGGGAAGGTCATGATGCCCGCCTTGAGGTCGCCCGTTTCGTCTTCCAGGTCCTTGTAAATTTCGCGTGCTGTGGTGAGCAGGAACGCGAATAGCATGGCGGGGAAGAGGAACGCGAATTTGGTGAGGGGCTCCAGCGAGGCGCCGTCGCTCTCGATTGGCCCTACAGGCGACACGAGGCACAAAAGGAGTGGTGTCGCGCACAAAAAGGCGACGGTCATGTTCTTTAACAGCGGAATGTGCTTGAGTTTTATGTTGTATGCAATCAGGAACAGGGCGAGTCCCACCGCAAAAATGGTTGGGATGGCGCTGTACGCCCAAAAACCGTCGGCGACACCGCAGCCGATGGTGAGGATGGCGGACATGGCGCTGCATACCTTGGCCGCCTTGACTGTCGCTTTGCCGCAAACGAGCGGACGTTCGGGACGGTTTGCCCGGTCACTTTCGAGGTCGAGGATGTCGTTCTGGATGTTCGCGAAGGCGATGGCGAACGCGAACAGGAGGAGCTCCGCCGCAAGGCGCGCTGAACCCAGGGCCTCGGTTTCGCTGCCGGGCAGTTCCCCCAGCAAAAAGTAGCCGATGAGGAGCGTCGCCATGGCGATGACTATGTTCACGGGGCGGATCATTTTGAAGAGCGTTGCGATGTCCATGCCTTGAATGTAGAAAAAAACGGGCGGCAAACATTATTATATTTGGGATATGGCGTTTTTCACAAAAAGCAACCTGGAAGACCTGCGCAAGGAGGCGGAGCAGCTCTCGATTTGCGTGGAGCATTTTTTGTACGCCTCAGAACACATTCCCGAGGGCGACTGGAAGACCAAGGGGTTCTACGACAACTGCATCGAAAAATGCAACGGCCGCCTCAAGGCGATCCACTTTTTGATGGAGTCCATTCGCCAGAACCGTCCGGTTAGTGAGAAGGAACTGGAAACGGGGGCGGAACGCGAATAGGACCGAGTCTACGCTTTTTTTGTTGAAATGTGGACTTTTTTTTGAAAGAAAATGATTAAAAATGTTAAAAAACATTGAATTATGCCTAAAATGTAGACAATTTTTTGTAAAAAATGTAAAATAGGCGTTGACTTTGGCTGCGCAAAAACCTATGTTTATATAAACCATTGTTGGTTCAAAAAAAGGGATTGGATTTATGGGTATGAATTTTTCAAAAAAGACTTTGATTTGGGGCGCGGTCGCCGTGTCCGCCCTCGGTACGCAAGCACCTGCTGCCGACTGGTTCGCTAAGGACAACCTCCAGCCGGGGCACGACCCCACGGTGTACAGGGACGAGAACGGCTACATTCTCATGTCCACGAACAACAATTTGTCGATGTGGACTTCTCCCGACATGGTCAAGTGGACTGCCAAGGGCCGGATTTTTAACGACAGCCCCCAGTGGCTCAAGGATGCTGTGGGTGGCAAGACCGACGGTATCTGGGCTCCGGACCTGTTCCATTTCAACAATCAGTACGGTGTGTTCTATTGCGGTTCCGTATTCGGCAAGCGCACGTCCGCCATTGGCGTCACGACGAATGCGAACCTGGACTTCTCCAATCCGGCACAGGGCTGGACCGACCAGGGCGAAGTCACCCGTACTACAAACAGCAACAACTACAACGCCATTGACGCCGACGTGGTGGTGACGCCCGATGGTCAGTACTGGATGACGTACGGTTCCTGGAACGCGGGCGGCATTCGCCTGATCAAGCTGGACCCCAAGACCGGCAAGCAGGCGTCTGACGACAAGACCAACTACCAGATTGCGACCCGCGGTGGTTCGGGAATCGAAGGCCCGAGCCTTATTGAGCACGGCGGGCAGTACTTCCTCTTTACCGCATGGGATGTGTGTTGCAAACAAGGTGACGAAATTGAGCAGACCACCTACAAGACCGCCATGGGCCGTGCCGACAAGGTGAACGGCACCTACAAGGACCGCGGTGGCAAGGAACTCAACAGCGGTGGCGGCACTATTTTGATGCAGCGCTACAGCCGTTATGTGGGCCCGGGTGGCGGAGAGGCGTTTAAGGACCTGAACCGCATCCGCTTTGTGCACCACTATTACGACTTGAACGGCGACAAGTTCAACCATATCCACATTCGTGACCTGGTGTTCACCGACGACAACTGGCCCGAAATGGGTCAGCCTTTCCTTGGCCGCTACCTAAGCGCCGAAGCGGAACACGGCATTATGACCCGTGCTGTTTCGGGCGACATCACGTTCAATTACACGAAGGACGCCTCCAATGGCGAGTACGTGGGTTACATTAATACAAAGGGCTCCAAGATCCGCCTCCCCATGAACATCATGCAGGCGGGCGACTACCTGCTGCGCTACCGCTATGCGAACGGCGGCGACGCTGAGGCGACGCACAAGGTGACGGTCAACGGGAAAACGCAGACGGTGAAGCTCCCGGTGACGGGCGCCTGGGGCACGTTCCCCGAGAAATCGGTTGTGTATATCCCCGTGACGCTCAAGCGCGGCGGCAATTTTATCGAGGTGGAACCCGACCAGAATTTTGCGGAACTTGACCGCATCGACTTCTTGCGCATCATCCGCGACACGATCCCTACGAACGGCTTTGACAACGGCATCAAGGTGCGCCTTACCGACAAGGACGAGTTCGCCATCAAGGAAGGCGGCTATGCGATTTTCGAGAACGCGGTGCTGGATTCTCTCAAGGACGTGTCCGAGGTGTTCCTCCAGGTGAAAAGCGCCTCGTCGGGCAAAATCCAGCTTCGCGAAGGCTCCAAGGACGGGACAGCGTTCATGACGTGCGACTTGTCCAACGCCTCTCCCGCAGATAACGGCTGGTCCATGGCGAAGTGTACGGGCGACATGAGCTTCAAAGGTACCAAGGACTTGTACCTGACTGTGTCCGGAGTTCCGGGCGAAACCATTCTCGGAAACCTTGTTTTCCAGTCGCGGGTGGTTTGTACCCAGGAACCGTGCGGCGATCCGGCTTCCAGCTCCAGCACGGAGCCCTCCAGCGCCGAGTCGAGCTCCGGGACTACGGGCCTGGACGGGATTGCGGGTGTTGCGGGCAAGCCGCACTTGCTTGGATTCTCGCGCGAAGCTGGCGTGCGTTTCTCGGCCCCGGTAAAGTATGTGCTGGCCGACATGCAGGGCAACATTTTGCGCGTGGGTTACGGCGAGCACATTGCCGCCGAGTCCCTCAACGCGGGCGTTTACGTGCTGCGTTATGCGGGCAAGGCGCAAGCTATCAAGCTCAAGTAAACTGAGCCCGTGTTTGGCAGAGTCTTAAAAGGGAAGGCCGCGATGGCGCTTCCCTTTTTGTTTTGTGAAAGTTTCTAAATTGCAGTTGAATGCGTAATGACGGTTTAGACGACTCGCTGGACGACGAATTGCAAGGCGAAGCTCCGCTTAGGAGCGTGCGCCCGACTCGCCGTGACCACCGCACTCGCCGCATCGATGTGATGCGGGAGCTGGAATCGGGCGTTGTGGACGAGCGTCCGACCAAGGTGCGTTTTAGCCGTGAGTGCCGCAAGGCGAAAATCAAGCGCGTCAAGAACCCTATCGAGAACATTGGCGAAGAGAACTGCGTTGAGGGCCTGGTGCTCGAGGTTCACCGCCGTACCTGCGAGGTGAGGCTCTCGGCGACGTCTGAGCAAGGCGATTGCACTGAGGAAGTGGTGACGGCGATGTACCGCGCGACGACCTCTAAAACGTTGGGCGAGTTCCCGGCGGTGGGCGACCGAGTGCTTTTGGGCCTCGTGAACAGTGACGACGACTCGGGCGACGGCGTGGGCTCGCAAAAGTACTGCGTGGTGCGGGTACTCCCTCGCAAGTCCCTCCTCAGACGCCCCGGCCCCCGCGACAGCTTTTATAAGCAGCAGACCCTCGCGGCGAACATTGACCAGGTGGTCATTGTGGCGAGCGTGACGCAGCCCGAGTTCAATTACGGTTTTATGGACCGCTTTTTGCTGGCGGCGAACCTGAATGATCTTCCCTTTGTTTTGGTGCTCACCAAGATGGACCTCCTCCCGGGAGGGGAAACCGACCTTTCCAGTGACATCAGGGACTTTATGAGCATCGCCGACAAGGTCATCCCGGTGAGCGTCAAGAGCGGAGTTGGCCTCGAGGAACTGCGCAGGGAACTGAACGGCAAGGCCTCGGTGTTCAGCGGCCAGAGCGGCGTCGGCAAGTCGACGCTCATCAACGCGCTGGTGCCCGAGGCGGAACTCGAGACGGGTGCTGTGCGTGAACGTGACGGCAAGGGCCGCCACACGACTACCTCCTCGAGCCTGTTCGATTTGCCGGTGGTAGATTTTCCCGAGGGCGGAATTGTGATAGACACCCCCGGGATTAGGAGCATTGGCCTCATGGACATGGAAGGGGAGACTCTCGCCAAGATTTTCCCCGGTTTTTTTGAGGGCGACCTGTTCACCTGTAAGTACAGCAACTGCCTGCACCTCAGGGAACCCGGTTGCGCCGTGCGCGAGGCGGTGGAGTCGGGCAAGATTTCACGCGCCCGTTACGCGAGTTACCTGCGTATTTTGAATTCGAGAAGTTAATCATGGATGTTGCACTTAAAATTACCTTGATTGCATCCATCATCTTGATGGGTTACAATGTGTCTGAATTTGTGACGAGTTACGAGGCTCTCTGCGAAAAGACGGACGAGTTTAAAAAGCTCGCCGTCGAAAACGAATCCAACGAGGGGGACCTCCGCCGTTCGAATTTGCTGCTCTCGATGGGGCTTTCGATTGTGTTCATAGGGCTCACTTACCTCTCGGGGCTTGCGTTCTGGATAACCGCCGTGGTGGCGGTAAAGCTGTTTTTTACGCTTTATTGCTCCGATTCGCTGCTAGTTTGCGTTTTGCGGGTGGGCGACATCCCCAAAAAATTCTATATGCTATCTAAGGTAGATGCGCTGCTCAATGCCTTTTTGGGTTTGGGCGTCGCCCTCATTTTGGTTTTGTGATATGAAACGCTTAAGTATTTTAAAGGTCCTGATGGTTGCCCTGGCTTTTTGCCTGGGGAGTTCCTTTGCGCAGGCCCCGGCGGACGCTACTTCTGCTGCGGCCGCCCCGGCGGATCCGGCTGCGGGCTCCATGAGCTTTTTGACGCCGTTCTTTTTGGGCGGTGCGCTGGGCTTTGGCTCGGGTACGGGCGTCGGCACGGAACGCGGGCTTGGCCTGCGCCAAATTGAACCGATGGTTGGCCTGTGGTATCCTGGGCTTGGATTTTTGCGCGTGGGCTACGGCTTTTTTGACTTTGAAGAAGACGCCGAGAAAGGGGAAGATTACAAGGTGGAACACTCCGATTTTGACGTGGAAGTGGGGCTACACTTGCTTGGGCTCTTTTACGTGGTGGGCAACTACTCCCGTGCCCGTGACCTGAGCGATATGGGCGACGTCTCGTGGAACGAATGGGGTGTGGGCTTTGGTTCCATCATCAACATTTTTGCAAAGACCATGCTCTTTGCCGATGTCTCGTACCGCTGGGTGCTGGAGCATTACGATCCGTTCCTCGACAAGGATGTTTCGGGAAGCCGCATCCAGCTTAACCTGGGCTTTGCCGCTATGATCTTTTAGTCGGGGCCCCTGCGATGAAGAAAGTGGCGATTATGGGCGGCGCTTTTGACCCGGTGCATAAAGATCACGTGGCCGCCGCCAAGATGAGCCTGGACTGCGGACTGTGCGAAGAAGTGTGGTTTATGCCCAGCCCCGACCGCTGGGACAAGACTTTGAATGCAAGCCCCGAGGACCGCTTTGCCATGCTCGAGCTTGCGTTTTCGGGAGACAAGCGCATGGTGCTCTCGGATTTGGAAATCGAACAGGGCGAGTATCGCGGCTCTTACGTGTTCCTCATGGGGCTCAAGGAAAAATTCCCCGACATCCATTTTTTGCTTTTGACCGGCGCTGATTCGTATGAGGGGATCCCGCATTGGCGCGACCCCATGACTTTTTTTGGAACAAACTATAACGGACATTTGTTGTTGCGCGACATTGAACTGATTGTGTTTGCGCGCAAGGGCTACCCCAAGCCCGATTTGGAACAACATAAGGCGAACGGCTATGCGCCGCTGCATTGGCTGGGCAAGGAACAGGGTTTTGTGGGGAAGTATTCCAGTACCGAA
This genomic interval carries:
- a CDS encoding glycoside hydrolase family 9 protein, with amino-acid sequence MSCKVECKIRYNHVGYGVKFPKRFFVAVPAVGESACGSNMRDYAGARFVVVGESGALAFEGTLAKRGFCDYTREMVYEGDFSNVAAPGKYKIKVFLGSDEGTLCLASHEFSVSDEWFSRQLMANIKSFYFQRSGVALPVEKAGKWARPAAHLDDCIAFHAIMNREGTWNAHGGWYDAGDYGKYIVNGGVSVGTLLLACEMCPPEPTLLEEIRFELDFFLRMQDADGGVFFKVTPGHWDGFMMPVDSDVMQKRFIMGKSTSSTLNFAGALAQAHRVFQKLDPDYAARCLAASRRAYEWAVQNPDADWPHNTEGSGGYGDEHVEDEFFWARAMLYRESRDPALRAQLPGDMLLNPVQPCLSWRDTHNFGWMALALLDAPSGADADLQKNARTELERISAEIVNLHEADAYGLSIRKFVWGSNGEIANHALTLLVTYSWTRDPKLLNTAMELVHFVYGRNPVDTSFVTGSAWSSPMHPHHRICHSDGVEEPIPGLLVGGLNNDRQDLHRMAHYSSDLPGFAYTDERCSFASNETAINWNAPLTAALALIRYYSLGQNT
- a CDS encoding ElyC/SanA/YdcF family protein, which produces MKDRSSHKSHKRLFGVLAVVFVVLVALFYITITKSGRWLVQDDEFTHVKWAVILDGQTPDLERNDFAAGLLAEGKVDSVMILGRRAFRDKSNADFYAEDFLTLGNFDKGTIFLARHDDPSTVAEAYTIIPWIKLHHMDTVLLVTAAAATHRAVNIFTHLTGTSTTYLAADIHHYMYNADDWFFDRESRKSWLHEWAALLNSYFDLWGRDTLDVADSTYYSRIRSIAEEELDDPVIDLQQLSKKAAAGDTVKAADSTKVDSVKEDSAKTDIKPAKDTATVKN
- a CDS encoding GNAT family N-acetyltransferase — encoded protein: MTESDLPQVLALQRELAFQDWNEKQFSAELRAGYALCVVYTAEPKDCAAPDCIAPEADKILGYAVFHMMGADSELLSIAASPSVQRQGIGTALLNAGLAQLDFAAGDKMFLEVREGNAKARRFYEKHHFTAFSERKNYYADGENAILYQR
- the tsaB gene encoding tRNA (adenosine(37)-N6)-threonylcarbamoyltransferase complex dimerization subunit type 1 TsaB, coding for MKLDLYVDTSRKGISMALAAAGKDCAAPLYEEIVNPEAKGETLGGSLDELLNRVGAKLDDVKRVMVTVGPGSFSGLRTGVAFCQGICFSGKRQLFGVTTLQALECFALAPKNTGCTKENVAVVIRARNGYWYLRLNDIESFIETAQVVAQLRANPVQAIVADTAAMADEALQVLFKEIGASVTPDTGKPLSDWAPLFGTVKPSLIQEANYIQPSYFEKLNV
- a CDS encoding D-alanine--D-alanine ligase, producing MSRLRVLVLMGGPSTEHDVSVVSGTGVVRAMNPERYNIHPVLIDKDGTWHWSARELSPYQKDNFSVNYFRSLEGTAACTKKSPALSELPAADIAFLALHGKWGEDGHIQALLENWGIPYTGCGLLASALAMDKIKSKEIYRANGIPTPPYRVIWKHDFTGDTLVSVADELGFPLVIKDPLGGSSIGIGIAKDMDEAGKITQELFKDSNRLLCEKFIAGGEASCGYIEGEKPLPPTEMRMTTREYFDFEAKYNGECQEVTPAEFAPELTARIQELVKNAHYALGGAGYSRTDVRITKDGELFAIETNTLPGMTPTSLLPQQAACVGITYSQLIDLIIDKSIAIKR
- a CDS encoding NAD(P)-dependent oxidoreductase, whose protein sequence is MRVFVTGGTGFIGHYVVKALLEKGHEVVVATRHPNKVPSLRAQPKVSFVEASLTDFDKMADGLVGCDACIHIALGWGETPTSMLMNDTRATVTLLEMAAKAGCKKFIQTSSTAAMGRMRPVMREVTSNLPLDLYGATKAAGEAFVLGFRHGYGKNFPEVTMTRNIIRPGYTFGNPAFPDGCSQPDRRFFEMARAVKDGQNINIVKNDGTQFIHASQQAQLYLKLLESDKNEEIYLGLGSVWVSWKEIAEKMIALCPGSKSKIVETDLGWGDEPMLFDVQKIKDHFGLVFDAHEFLDGHIKWTFDNA
- a CDS encoding geranylgeranylglycerol-phosphate geranylgeranyltransferase, with the protein product MDIATLFKMIRPVNIVIAMATLLIGYFLLGELPGSETEALGSARLAAELLLFAFAIAFANIQNDILDLESDRANRPERPLVCGKATVKAAKVCSAMSAILTIGCGVADGFWAYSAIPTIFAVGLALFLIAYNIKLKHIPLLKNMTVAFLCATPLLLCLVSPVGPIESDGASLEPLTKFAFLFPAMLFAFLLTTAREIYKDLEDETGDLKAGIMTFPLIAGATTARRFAGAFLLFTWISLPMPVLQGTYPVLFVILTGATMSPCFAYILVQAHRRNYRKAQSVTKLSMFVGLVALVVSTAV
- a CDS encoding family 43 glycosylhydrolase, producing MNFSKKTLIWGAVAVSALGTQAPAADWFAKDNLQPGHDPTVYRDENGYILMSTNNNLSMWTSPDMVKWTAKGRIFNDSPQWLKDAVGGKTDGIWAPDLFHFNNQYGVFYCGSVFGKRTSAIGVTTNANLDFSNPAQGWTDQGEVTRTTNSNNYNAIDADVVVTPDGQYWMTYGSWNAGGIRLIKLDPKTGKQASDDKTNYQIATRGGSGIEGPSLIEHGGQYFLFTAWDVCCKQGDEIEQTTYKTAMGRADKVNGTYKDRGGKELNSGGGTILMQRYSRYVGPGGGEAFKDLNRIRFVHHYYDLNGDKFNHIHIRDLVFTDDNWPEMGQPFLGRYLSAEAEHGIMTRAVSGDITFNYTKDASNGEYVGYINTKGSKIRLPMNIMQAGDYLLRYRYANGGDAEATHKVTVNGKTQTVKLPVTGAWGTFPEKSVVYIPVTLKRGGNFIEVEPDQNFAELDRIDFLRIIRDTIPTNGFDNGIKVRLTDKDEFAIKEGGYAIFENAVLDSLKDVSEVFLQVKSASSGKIQLREGSKDGTAFMTCDLSNASPADNGWSMAKCTGDMSFKGTKDLYLTVSGVPGETILGNLVFQSRVVCTQEPCGDPASSSSTEPSSAESSSGTTGLDGIAGVAGKPHLLGFSREAGVRFSAPVKYVLADMQGNILRVGYGEHIAAESLNAGVYVLRYAGKAQAIKLK
- the rsgA gene encoding ribosome small subunit-dependent GTPase A, whose product is MRNDGLDDSLDDELQGEAPLRSVRPTRRDHRTRRIDVMRELESGVVDERPTKVRFSRECRKAKIKRVKNPIENIGEENCVEGLVLEVHRRTCEVRLSATSEQGDCTEEVVTAMYRATTSKTLGEFPAVGDRVLLGLVNSDDDSGDGVGSQKYCVVRVLPRKSLLRRPGPRDSFYKQQTLAANIDQVVIVASVTQPEFNYGFMDRFLLAANLNDLPFVLVLTKMDLLPGGETDLSSDIRDFMSIADKVIPVSVKSGVGLEELRRELNGKASVFSGQSGVGKSTLINALVPEAELETGAVRERDGKGRHTTTSSSLFDLPVVDFPEGGIVIDTPGIRSIGLMDMEGETLAKIFPGFFEGDLFTCKYSNCLHLREPGCAVREAVESGKISRARYASYLRILNSRS